A stretch of Arthrobacter sp. NEB 688 DNA encodes these proteins:
- a CDS encoding LacI family DNA-binding transcriptional regulator, protein MTTKAPRRPTLNDVARESGVSNATVSHVLNPLSEKAIAEPTRAKVLSAAARLGYVRNTAAATLRRGHSSTVLLVVDETYAGDVSARTVANITGGLADLGCTVIVHTLRDVDLLLETVQAVQPVGVMLLALIAGDVRDRIVALGTPHVLGLDVRPGEDEEAARFWEVAIGAAQVRHLVGSGHTAIGYLLPVASPRLVVARARLRGAREEADRLGIAPPLALAAPLDRQAVARLLPALRGEGVTAVCAHDDRMGAAVLAAMHDLGWRAPDDLAVVGADNDEQSALTVPALTSVAIPDHDYGPDTARAFEAAFAGQTVDARAALEAALGTPQVHRRVSA, encoded by the coding sequence ATGACGACGAAGGCACCACGTCGCCCGACCCTCAACGACGTGGCCCGCGAAAGCGGCGTCTCGAACGCGACCGTGAGCCACGTGCTCAACCCGCTGTCCGAGAAGGCGATCGCCGAGCCGACCCGGGCCAAGGTCCTCTCGGCCGCTGCGCGCCTGGGCTATGTGCGCAACACGGCGGCGGCCACCCTCCGACGCGGCCACTCCAGCACCGTGCTCCTCGTCGTCGACGAGACGTACGCCGGCGACGTCAGCGCCCGCACGGTCGCCAACATCACCGGCGGCCTCGCCGACCTCGGGTGCACCGTCATCGTCCACACCCTGCGCGACGTCGACCTCCTGCTCGAGACCGTCCAGGCCGTCCAGCCGGTCGGCGTCATGCTGCTCGCCCTCATCGCCGGCGACGTCCGCGACCGCATCGTCGCCCTGGGCACGCCGCACGTGCTGGGGCTGGACGTACGGCCCGGCGAGGACGAGGAAGCCGCCCGGTTCTGGGAGGTCGCCATCGGCGCCGCCCAGGTCCGCCACCTCGTCGGCTCCGGCCACACCGCGATCGGCTACCTCCTGCCCGTCGCCTCCCCCCGCCTCGTCGTGGCCCGGGCCCGCCTGCGCGGTGCCCGGGAGGAGGCGGATCGGCTGGGCATCGCGCCACCGCTCGCCCTCGCCGCGCCCCTCGACCGCCAGGCCGTCGCCCGTCTGCTGCCGGCCCTGCGCGGAGAGGGCGTCACCGCCGTGTGCGCCCACGACGACCGGATGGGCGCGGCCGTCCTCGCGGCGATGCACGACCTCGGCTGGCGGGCCCCCGACGACCTCGCCGTCGTCGGGGCCGACAACGACGAGCAGTCGGCCCTCACCGTGCCGGCCCTGACCAGCGTCGCGATCCCGGACCACGACTACGGCCCCGACACCGCCCGCGCCTTCGAAGCCGCCTTCGCCGGACAGACGGTCGACGCGCGCGCCGCCCTCGAGGCCGCGCTGGGCACGCCACAGGTGCACCGTCGTGTCTCGGCCTGA
- a CDS encoding alpha/beta hydrolase, with translation MTTLTMRAVAMILRRTAQPGMATAEKAREVMSRPAVHADPPRALRRRHRLVQDSSDGFDCWSVQPGSGPAKTAVLYLHGGGYIAGIHSAHWSLVRHVADAGHRVEVPFYGLAPRFTVEDAVPFVMARYRRLLDELGPGRVALAGDSAGGGLALAVAQQLRDGGHPAPAALGLVAPWLDLTLSNPAIATVDDPWLSAEGLREAGRAWAGSTSPRASVCSPVNGSVQGLPPIELFVGTRDLFHPDAEVLAVRCTEVGTTCRLHVEPGSVHVYPLTPTPEGRRGRRLLVSALDHHLRAA, from the coding sequence ATGACCACCCTGACGATGCGTGCCGTCGCCATGATCCTCCGACGCACGGCCCAGCCCGGGATGGCGACCGCCGAGAAGGCCCGCGAGGTGATGAGCCGCCCTGCGGTGCACGCCGACCCGCCTCGCGCGCTGCGCCGTCGCCACCGGCTCGTGCAGGACTCCTCCGACGGGTTCGACTGCTGGAGCGTGCAGCCCGGCTCCGGGCCGGCGAAGACGGCCGTGCTCTACCTCCACGGCGGGGGGTACATCGCCGGGATCCACTCGGCGCACTGGTCACTGGTCCGTCACGTCGCCGACGCCGGGCACCGGGTCGAGGTGCCGTTCTACGGGCTCGCTCCCCGCTTCACGGTCGAGGACGCGGTGCCCTTCGTCATGGCGAGGTACCGCAGACTGCTGGACGAGCTCGGCCCGGGTCGGGTGGCGCTGGCCGGTGACTCCGCCGGTGGGGGGCTGGCACTCGCCGTCGCCCAGCAGCTGCGCGACGGTGGGCACCCGGCACCCGCGGCCCTGGGACTCGTCGCGCCCTGGTTGGACCTGACGCTGTCCAACCCCGCCATCGCGACGGTCGACGACCCCTGGCTGTCGGCCGAGGGGCTGCGGGAGGCCGGGCGGGCGTGGGCGGGATCGACGAGCCCCCGCGCGTCGGTGTGCAGCCCGGTCAACGGCAGCGTCCAGGGCCTGCCGCCGATCGAGCTGTTCGTCGGCACGCGTGACCTGTTCCACCCCGACGCCGAGGTGCTCGCGGTGCGCTGCACCGAGGTCGGCACGACCTGCCGGCTCCACGTCGAGCCCGGCAGCGTGCACGTCTACCCCCTGACCCCCACCCCGGAGGGCCGGCGCGGGCGCCGCCTCCTGGTCTCCGCCCTCGACCACCACCTGCGGGCGGCCTGA
- a CDS encoding alpha/beta hydrolase has product MSLLPTALGAAVAATAATALARRRRTVAAVDAELRLPVMWLPLVVASRLELGVGRRFFLPATRPVDGVTVTPHAVPGGRDVLVYDVPGRTDRTGVLLWIHGGGLVMGTPEVDHLTCSRMARELGIVVVSVRYRLAPEHPFPAGLDDCAAALRWLVASCDELGVDDRRIAVGGGSAGGGLAASLAQRATDEGIRLAFQSLVFPMLDDRTVLRRDHRGRGRLVWTPRSNRWAWAAYLGRRPALGASRQYAAAARREDLTGLPPAWIGVGDLDLFHDEDLEYARRLREAGVAVQLHVQPGMPHGIDVAGDGPATRAFVGSWFEALRAALAPVG; this is encoded by the coding sequence ATGAGCCTGCTGCCCACCGCCCTCGGAGCGGCTGTCGCCGCCACCGCAGCCACCGCGCTGGCCCGTCGGCGACGCACCGTGGCCGCCGTCGACGCCGAGCTGCGCCTGCCCGTCATGTGGCTGCCGCTCGTCGTGGCCTCGCGGCTGGAGCTCGGGGTCGGCCGCCGGTTCTTCCTCCCCGCGACCCGGCCCGTGGACGGCGTGACCGTCACGCCTCACGCGGTCCCCGGCGGCCGCGACGTGCTCGTCTACGACGTCCCGGGACGGACGGACCGCACCGGGGTCCTGCTGTGGATCCACGGTGGGGGTCTCGTCATGGGCACGCCGGAGGTCGACCACCTCACGTGCAGCCGGATGGCCCGCGAGCTCGGGATCGTCGTCGTCAGCGTGCGCTACCGGCTGGCTCCCGAACACCCCTTCCCTGCAGGACTCGACGACTGCGCAGCCGCACTGCGGTGGCTCGTCGCGTCCTGCGACGAGCTGGGCGTGGACGACCGGCGCATCGCGGTGGGCGGGGGCAGCGCCGGCGGCGGGCTCGCGGCCTCGCTGGCCCAGCGCGCCACCGACGAAGGGATCCGGCTGGCCTTCCAGTCGCTCGTCTTCCCGATGCTCGACGACCGCACGGTCCTGCGGCGTGACCACCGTGGCCGGGGGCGCCTGGTGTGGACCCCCCGGTCCAACCGCTGGGCGTGGGCGGCCTACCTCGGACGCCGGCCCGCCCTCGGCGCCTCCCGGCAGTACGCGGCAGCAGCCCGCCGGGAGGACCTCACCGGCCTGCCCCCGGCGTGGATCGGCGTGGGCGACCTCGACCTCTTCCACGACGAGGACCTCGAGTACGCCCGACGGCTGCGGGAGGCCGGCGTCGCGGTGCAGCTGCACGTGCAGCCCGGCATGCCTCACGGCATCGACGTCGCGGGGGACGGGCCCGCGACGCGGGCGTTCGTCGGCTCGTGGTTCGAGGCCCTGCGCGCTGCCCTGGCTCCGGTCGGCTGA
- a CDS encoding helix-turn-helix domain-containing protein, whose protein sequence is MTSPPADPWPTVGDRVAELIRRGALAVSEPGATWIEDLHAASLGGETMAVIAADPALAESTRRANVAIVMGWVAANIERPGERVRPSLTPQMLSHSRDLVRRGLEEVVLDANRKGQSAAWRHWMQVCFGLTDDPSELSDLLQVTALSISTYVDDTMDAVRVRMQQERADLTTGTHAERLAAVTLLLEGAPLDPRAVEARLGYRLTGPHTAAVVWGPPDVSPGLLEAAAEALLDAAGGGRRLTVIANASTLWVWLPHALEDGPRPAVPDPVRVAVGRPAADRDGFRSSHLDAVEVQRTMSLATSRRRLAFHRDIALVGLLERDRQAADAFLEGTLGALRDADPELRSVALTYVRELCNVTRTAERLYTHRNTVLRRLQRVDELLPISLAQNSVHVGAALELLSWRDS, encoded by the coding sequence ATGACGTCCCCTCCGGCCGACCCCTGGCCGACGGTCGGCGACCGGGTCGCCGAGCTGATCCGGCGCGGCGCGCTCGCGGTCTCCGAGCCGGGGGCCACGTGGATCGAAGACCTCCACGCGGCGTCCCTCGGCGGCGAGACCATGGCGGTCATCGCCGCCGATCCGGCGCTCGCCGAGTCCACCCGCCGTGCCAACGTCGCGATCGTCATGGGGTGGGTGGCCGCCAACATCGAGCGGCCGGGAGAGCGGGTCCGCCCCAGCCTGACGCCGCAGATGCTGTCGCACTCGCGCGACCTCGTCCGGCGCGGACTCGAGGAGGTCGTCCTCGACGCCAACCGGAAGGGGCAGTCCGCCGCCTGGCGGCACTGGATGCAGGTCTGCTTCGGGCTGACCGACGACCCGAGCGAGCTCTCGGACCTGCTCCAGGTGACGGCGCTCTCGATCTCGACGTACGTCGACGACACCATGGATGCCGTCCGGGTCCGGATGCAGCAGGAGCGCGCCGACCTGACCACGGGGACGCACGCCGAGCGGCTCGCGGCCGTCACCCTGCTCCTCGAAGGCGCTCCGCTCGACCCCCGGGCGGTCGAGGCCCGGTTGGGGTACCGACTGACGGGTCCGCACACGGCCGCCGTGGTGTGGGGTCCGCCGGACGTCTCCCCCGGCCTCCTGGAAGCAGCGGCCGAGGCCCTCCTCGACGCCGCGGGGGGAGGACGCCGACTGACCGTCATCGCCAACGCGTCGACGCTGTGGGTGTGGCTCCCCCACGCGCTGGAGGACGGCCCGCGGCCGGCGGTTCCGGACCCGGTCCGGGTGGCGGTCGGTCGGCCGGCCGCTGACCGGGACGGCTTTCGGTCGAGCCATCTCGACGCCGTCGAGGTGCAGCGCACGATGAGCCTGGCGACGAGCCGGCGACGCCTCGCCTTCCACCGCGACATCGCCCTGGTCGGGCTGCTCGAGCGCGACCGGCAGGCCGCCGACGCCTTCCTCGAGGGCACTCTCGGCGCGTTGCGGGACGCCGACCCGGAGCTGCGGAGCGTCGCCCTCACGTACGTCCGGGAGCTCTGCAACGTGACGCGCACGGCAGAGCGCCTGTACACGCACCGCAACACGGTGCTGCGTCGGCTGCAGCGGGTGGACGAGCTGCTCCCGATCTCGCTGGCGCAGAACTCCGTCCACGTGGGAGCGGCCCTGGAGCTCCTGTCGTGGCGGGACTCCTGA
- a CDS encoding alpha-L-rhamnosidase: protein MTLTHDLRVETLVEPVGIDTQRPELAWRLDALADGAQGAAMAAWQVEAREGGPDGRSVWESDRVPGSRPWGVRWDGEDLRSSTTYAWRVRTWTAGEDEAGPWSEWALFETGVLRGEAWSAAWVAGPPAATGVAYLRGDLDLSGLAPVVRARAHVSALGWCRLFVNGVDHTGPALVPRWTPFDTEVEFQTYDVTHALTSGANALTLVVGDGRFRGRNGIKNERALYGDRLAGLVEVHLDLADGSTRRVGSDGSWVTGTGSILESDPKWGERTDLRIDDSAWFDPQRRPAGALPAEVLPSRRRLVGERTGRVQQVRTLSAVSVVRTPSGKQLVDLGQNFAGVVRLRLDGPAGTRVRLTHSEIVGSDGELDTDYIHLLPFGRWYQRDEVVLGGEEVWWQPWFTVHGFRYVEVDGLPTSLSPADVEGVVLSSELPDVGEFDCSDPRLVRLRENIAWSLRSNFMDTSTDCPTRERSGWTGDIQLFAPTALSMVEAHGYLRRYLRSLALEQRPDGSIPPVIPSETSEFTSRRSLFTRYFEHTSTSVGWGDAAVYVPQALHTYRGDVEVLREMYPVVVRWVDRLERRTRPEGPVQHLAARVRGRGRRLPEGVVSVGYDWGEWLRPGEGMLAISAGNLTLGHPEVATAYLAHTAARTAEVADVLGRAEDAARFRRLAERTRHAYRAAFVRPDGRVGADEQDDYVRAIAFGLLEPSEIRPALELLLSRLRHNGFHVGTGFLSTPMLLKVLADHGHEDVVWKLLLQTSSPSWLHQVEAGATTTWESWEGYDEHGKARDSHNHYAFGSIGAFLVERVAGLAPGAPGYDVVEVAPLVDGPVSHASASVLTPHGRAAVAWRREQAEDGVHVHLEVAVPTGAVARVRVAHHAAREVGPGRHELDFSCAPSSVEGNVR, encoded by the coding sequence ATGACGCTCACCCACGACCTGCGCGTCGAGACGCTCGTCGAACCCGTCGGCATCGACACGCAGCGGCCGGAGCTCGCGTGGCGTCTCGACGCCCTGGCCGACGGTGCGCAGGGTGCGGCCATGGCCGCGTGGCAGGTCGAGGCCCGCGAGGGCGGGCCCGACGGCCGCAGTGTCTGGGAGAGCGACCGCGTGCCGGGGAGCCGGCCGTGGGGGGTGCGCTGGGACGGGGAGGACCTGCGCTCGAGCACGACGTACGCGTGGCGGGTCAGGACGTGGACGGCCGGCGAGGACGAGGCCGGACCCTGGAGCGAGTGGGCCCTGTTCGAGACCGGCGTCCTGCGCGGGGAGGCGTGGTCAGCGGCGTGGGTCGCCGGCCCGCCGGCGGCGACCGGGGTCGCGTACCTGCGCGGTGATCTCGACCTGTCCGGGCTCGCCCCCGTGGTCCGGGCCCGGGCGCACGTGTCGGCGCTCGGGTGGTGCCGCCTCTTCGTCAACGGGGTCGACCACACCGGCCCGGCGCTCGTGCCGCGGTGGACGCCCTTCGACACCGAGGTGGAGTTCCAGACCTACGACGTCACGCACGCCCTGACCTCCGGCGCCAACGCGCTGACCCTCGTCGTGGGTGACGGCCGCTTCCGAGGACGAAACGGGATCAAGAACGAGCGCGCCCTCTACGGGGACCGTCTGGCCGGGCTGGTCGAGGTGCACCTCGATCTCGCGGACGGCAGCACGCGCAGGGTGGGCAGCGACGGCTCGTGGGTCACCGGGACGGGCTCGATCCTGGAGTCCGACCCCAAGTGGGGGGAGCGGACCGACCTGCGCATCGACGACTCCGCGTGGTTCGACCCGCAGCGCAGGCCCGCCGGCGCCCTCCCGGCAGAGGTGCTGCCCTCCCGGCGTCGGCTCGTCGGCGAGCGGACCGGGCGGGTGCAGCAGGTCCGGACGCTGTCCGCGGTCTCGGTCGTGCGCACGCCGTCCGGTAAGCAGCTGGTCGACCTCGGCCAGAACTTCGCGGGCGTCGTGCGGCTGCGACTCGACGGGCCGGCCGGCACCCGGGTTCGCCTGACGCACAGTGAGATCGTCGGCAGCGACGGCGAGCTCGACACCGACTACATCCACCTCCTCCCGTTCGGCCGGTGGTACCAGCGAGACGAGGTGGTGCTCGGCGGCGAAGAGGTCTGGTGGCAGCCCTGGTTCACCGTCCACGGCTTCCGCTACGTCGAGGTCGACGGCCTGCCGACCTCCTTGTCGCCCGCGGACGTCGAGGGTGTCGTCCTGTCGAGCGAGCTGCCGGACGTCGGCGAGTTCGACTGCTCCGACCCGCGGTTGGTCCGCCTGCGCGAGAACATCGCGTGGTCGCTGCGGAGCAACTTCATGGACACCTCCACCGACTGCCCGACCCGCGAGCGCTCCGGGTGGACCGGGGACATCCAGCTCTTCGCCCCAACCGCGCTGTCGATGGTCGAGGCCCATGGCTACCTGCGTCGGTACCTGCGCAGCCTCGCCCTCGAGCAACGGCCCGACGGCTCGATCCCACCTGTCATCCCCTCCGAGACGTCCGAGTTCACCTCGAGGCGCAGCCTCTTCACGAGGTACTTCGAGCACACCTCCACCTCCGTCGGGTGGGGCGACGCGGCGGTCTACGTGCCGCAGGCGCTGCACACCTACCGAGGTGACGTCGAGGTGCTGCGCGAGATGTACCCGGTCGTGGTGCGGTGGGTCGACCGGCTAGAGCGCCGCACCCGGCCCGAGGGCCCCGTCCAGCACCTCGCGGCTCGGGTCCGGGGGCGCGGCCGTCGGCTGCCCGAGGGTGTGGTGTCCGTGGGCTACGACTGGGGTGAGTGGCTGCGGCCGGGGGAGGGCATGCTCGCCATCAGCGCGGGGAACCTCACTCTCGGACACCCCGAGGTGGCGACGGCCTACCTGGCGCACACGGCGGCCCGCACGGCCGAGGTGGCCGACGTCCTCGGCCGGGCAGAGGACGCGGCACGCTTCCGGCGGCTGGCGGAGCGCACACGGCATGCCTACCGCGCCGCGTTCGTCCGCCCCGACGGGCGCGTCGGGGCCGACGAGCAGGACGACTACGTGCGGGCGATCGCGTTCGGTCTGCTCGAGCCGTCCGAGATCCGGCCGGCGCTCGAGCTGTTGCTGAGCAGGTTGCGCCACAACGGCTTCCATGTCGGGACCGGGTTCTTGTCCACCCCCATGCTGCTGAAGGTGCTCGCCGACCACGGGCACGAGGACGTCGTCTGGAAGCTGCTGCTGCAGACCAGCAGTCCGTCGTGGCTGCACCAGGTCGAGGCCGGCGCGACGACGACGTGGGAGTCGTGGGAGGGGTACGACGAGCACGGCAAGGCCCGGGACAGCCACAACCACTACGCCTTCGGGTCGATCGGCGCCTTCCTCGTCGAGCGGGTGGCCGGGCTCGCCCCGGGTGCTCCCGGCTACGACGTCGTCGAGGTCGCCCCCCTCGTCGACGGTCCGGTCTCGCACGCGTCCGCCTCCGTCCTGACGCCGCACGGCCGCGCCGCCGTCGCGTGGCGTCGAGAGCAGGCCGAGGACGGCGTGCACGTCCATCTCGAGGTCGCGGTCCCGACCGGGGCGGTGGCGAGGGTGCGGGTCGCGCACCACGCCGCCCGCGAGGTCGGCCCGGGGCGACACGAGCTCGACTTCTCCTGTGCACCGTCCTCCGTCGAAGGGAATGTCCGATGA